The following proteins come from a genomic window of Campylobacter coli 76339:
- a CDS encoding Methyl-accepting chemotaxis signal transduction protein: MNSIKVKLSFIANLIAVFALIVLGVVSFYFTETSLHEATLREQTNLLKATENVIDDYKAQNSAIVENLAKDILSLPYESLNSQEDLIQNVGMMLKDYRHTINAVATYVGQSSGENIISDDISDKEGVNARINGKANGYNATTRDWYKDTVNANSVVVSPPYIDAVSKEFVITYSKALYKDGKFIGVVGLDMILTNLQHQIARTPGNTFVFDRFGKVFAATNPKLLDPSVDHSPVLNAYKANGNYKFFSYSLGKEERLGTCTKVYTYTVCVTESASVIDQPIIEAAFIQVISVIIIITFSIILLYFIISRYLSPLASIQAGLNSFFDFINHKTKDVSTIDVKTNDEFGQISKAINENILATKQGLEQDAKAVKESVETVGVVERGNLTARITANPRNPQLIELKNVLNKLLDVLQTKVGSDMNAIHKIFEEYKSLDFRNKLDNANGSVEVT, from the coding sequence ATGAATAGTATAAAAGTAAAGCTTTCTTTTATCGCAAATTTAATTGCGGTATTTGCTTTAATCGTTTTAGGTGTGGTGAGTTTTTACTTTACAGAAACTTCATTACATGAGGCAACTCTTCGAGAGCAAACTAATCTTCTTAAAGCTACAGAAAATGTAATCGATGATTATAAAGCTCAAAATTCAGCCATAGTTGAGAATTTGGCAAAAGATATATTGAGTTTGCCTTATGAATCTCTTAATTCACAAGAAGATCTTATTCAAAATGTGGGCATGATGCTAAAAGATTATCGTCATACCATCAACGCTGTTGCAACCTATGTTGGACAAAGCAGTGGTGAAAACATTATCAGTGATGATATCAGTGATAAAGAGGGTGTAAATGCAAGAATCAATGGCAAAGCAAATGGCTATAATGCAACTACAAGAGATTGGTATAAAGATACCGTAAATGCAAATTCAGTTGTTGTAAGTCCACCTTACATTGATGCGGTTAGCAAAGAATTTGTTATTACTTATTCTAAAGCTCTTTATAAAGATGGTAAATTTATCGGGGTTGTAGGTCTAGATATGATATTAACAAATCTACAACATCAAATTGCAAGAACTCCAGGAAATACTTTTGTATTTGATAGATTTGGTAAAGTATTTGCCGCTACCAATCCTAAATTACTTGATCCGTCTGTAGATCATTCTCCAGTTTTAAACGCTTATAAAGCAAATGGAAATTATAAGTTCTTTAGTTACTCTTTAGGCAAGGAAGAAAGATTAGGTACTTGTACAAAAGTATATACTTATACAGTGTGTGTTACTGAGAGTGCTAGCGTTATCGATCAACCTATCATAGAAGCAGCTTTTATTCAAGTTATATCAGTGATTATTATAATAACTTTTAGTATTATCTTACTTTATTTCATTATATCACGCTATCTATCCCCACTTGCTTCTATCCAAGCAGGACTTAACTCCTTCTTCGATTTCATCAATCATAAAACCAAAGATGTTTCTACTATTGATGTAAAAACCAATGATGAATTTGGTCAAATCTCTAAAGCCATCAATGAAAACATTCTTGCCACTAAACAAGGTTTAGAACAAGATGCTAAAGCAGTAAAAGAAAGTGTTGAAACTGTAGGAGTAGTAGAAAGAGGTAATCTTACTGCAAGAATTACAGCCAATCCTAGAAATCCACAATTAATAGAACTTAAAAATGTTCTAAATAAACTTTTAGATGTTTTACAAACTAAAGTAGGATCAGATATGAATGCTATTCATAAGATCTTTGAAGAATATAAGTCTTTAGACTTTAGAAATAAACTTGATAATGCTAATGGTAGTGTTGAAGTAACT
- a CDS encoding Putative transcriptional regulator, producing the protein MAYTIKEVEKETKISSHTLRFWAKKGLFPFVQKDENGVKYFSKSDIEWAKWIEWFRISGMQIEQIRHYIKLCSLGIKTAKERQDMLKQAKKKLQTQIKTLKESEKVLSKKIKIYEEMLANEVDGFNPESKDYQPCDKFCKES; encoded by the coding sequence ATGGCTTATACTATAAAAGAAGTTGAAAAAGAAACAAAAATAAGCTCGCATACGCTAAGATTTTGGGCTAAAAAGGGTTTATTTCCCTTTGTGCAAAAAGATGAAAATGGAGTCAAGTACTTTTCAAAAAGCGATATAGAATGGGCAAAATGGATAGAATGGTTTCGAATTTCAGGTATGCAAATCGAACAAATCAGGCATTACATAAAGCTTTGCTCTTTAGGTATAAAAACCGCTAAAGAAAGACAAGATATGTTAAAACAAGCAAAGAAAAAGCTACAAACTCAAATCAAAACTCTAAAAGAAAGCGAAAAAGTTTTAAGTAAAAAGATAAAAATTTATGAAGAAATGCTTGCAAATGAAGTTGATGGGTTTAATCCAGAAAGCAAGGATTATCAACCTTGCGATAAGTTTTGTAAAGAGTCATGA
- a CDS encoding Arsenical-resistance protein ACR3 has product MLGFIDRFLTLWIFLAIFLGLILGIIFPDIALFWNLFEYKSVNVVLTLCLILMMYPPLAKVDYAKLSKVFDSKKVILLSMILNWFIGPLLMFILAFIFLKDEPLYMQGVIIIGLARCIAMVVVWSDLAKGDREYTSALVAMNSIFQILFFSTLAYIYLDFLPKLLGQSTLATSLDIDFSALSKNVLIYLGIPFLMGFITRTLLLKYKSKQWYENTFLPKISPITLITLLVTIIIMCSYKANEVFHLPLEALKIAFVLTLYFIIMFFLTWFISKKNHLSYPKTCSLCFSASGNNFELAIIICIATFGLHSEQAFASIIGPLVEVPVLILLVKWALGKSLNSKK; this is encoded by the coding sequence ATGTTAGGTTTTATCGATAGATTTCTCACGCTTTGGATATTTTTAGCTATTTTTTTAGGCTTGATTTTGGGTATCATTTTTCCTGATATCGCTTTATTTTGGAATTTATTTGAATACAAGTCTGTAAATGTGGTATTGACTTTATGTCTTATTTTGATGATGTATCCGCCTTTGGCTAAGGTTGATTATGCGAAGCTTTCAAAGGTATTTGATTCTAAAAAAGTTATATTGCTTTCTATGATTTTAAATTGGTTCATAGGCCCTTTGCTTATGTTTATTTTAGCTTTTATTTTCTTAAAAGACGAGCCTTTATATATGCAAGGAGTTATCATCATCGGCTTGGCAAGATGTATCGCAATGGTAGTGGTATGGAGTGATTTAGCAAAAGGTGATAGAGAATACACCAGTGCTTTAGTAGCGATGAATAGCATTTTTCAAATTTTATTTTTTTCCACTTTGGCTTATATTTATCTAGATTTTTTACCAAAATTACTAGGTCAAAGCACTTTAGCTACAAGTTTGGATATAGATTTTTCAGCTCTAAGTAAAAATGTTTTGATTTATTTAGGAATTCCTTTTTTAATGGGCTTTATAACAAGAACCCTACTTTTAAAATACAAAAGCAAACAATGGTATGAAAATACCTTTTTGCCTAAAATCAGCCCTATAACTCTTATCACCCTGCTAGTAACTATCATCATTATGTGTTCTTACAAAGCAAATGAAGTATTTCACCTACCTTTAGAAGCTTTAAAAATAGCCTTTGTTTTGACTTTGTATTTTATCATCATGTTTTTTCTAACTTGGTTTATTTCTAAGAAAAATCATCTTTCTTATCCTAAAACTTGTTCTTTATGCTTTAGTGCTAGTGGAAATAACTTTGAATTAGCTATAATCATTTGCATTGCTACTTTTGGACTTCACTCAGAACAAGCTTTTGCAAGCATTATAGGCCCTTTAGTAGAAGTTCCTGTACTTATCTTACTTGTAAAATGGGCATTAGGCAAAAGTTTAAATTCTAAAAAATAA
- a CDS encoding Arsenate reductase: MAEALARHKAEKMGIDIEVFSAGSDTSKGVNSQAIRLMGEIYQIDMKKHYSKLIDSLPQNLDIVVSMGCGVACPSLKSRYYFDFGLKDPSGSCDDEFKKIIQILDSKLSALLQAIKTNSLKDFRC; encoded by the coding sequence ATGGCAGAAGCACTAGCTAGGCATAAAGCTGAAAAAATGGGCATAGATATCGAAGTATTTTCTGCAGGAAGCGACACTTCTAAGGGTGTAAATTCACAGGCCATAAGACTTATGGGTGAAATTTATCAAATCGATATGAAAAAGCATTATTCTAAACTCATCGATTCCTTACCTCAAAATTTAGATATAGTCGTAAGCATGGGCTGTGGCGTGGCTTGTCCTAGCTTAAAATCAAGGTATTATTTTGATTTTGGATTAAAAGATCCTAGCGGAAGCTGTGATGATGAGTTTAAAAAAATAATTCAAATTTTAGATTCTAAACTGTCAGCTCTTTTGCAAGCCATAAAAACAAATTCTCTTAAGGACTTTAGATGTTAG
- a CDS encoding Arsenical resistance operon repressor has protein sequence MQKFLTIISAINDESRVLILYHLLKYQELCVCDLQKLLNMGQSRLSRHLKILKDAGFLYVKRKGTWAYYGISDELLKLHSDLFENIKNLDIDIVVLENNTCENDK, from the coding sequence ATGCAAAAGTTTTTAACCATTATTTCAGCGATCAATGATGAAAGCAGAGTGCTTATCTTGTACCATCTTTTAAAATATCAAGAACTTTGCGTGTGTGATTTGCAAAAGCTTTTAAATATGGGGCAATCAAGGCTTTCAAGACATTTAAAAATTTTAAAAGACGCAGGGTTTTTATATGTCAAACGCAAGGGGACTTGGGCGTATTATGGTATCAGTGATGAGCTTTTAAAACTGCATTCTGATCTTTTTGAAAATATTAAAAATCTAGATATTGACATTGTAGTTTTAGAAAACAATACTTGTGAGAATGACAAATGA
- a CDS encoding conserved protein, protein MQVFFNTFKEFLYLFVELSVLFIGINILVAFLNAKYSNFFEKHLKQDNFQTRLKAIFFGSLTPFCSCSSIPLLNAFLKAKVPLSVCMAYLITSPLINPIIIVVFIVSFGIKISFIYIGFLYAIILFISFLLSKFDTSKFLNNDFLENEFNEKSSCCSTKKCCSSKTHINLKQICIDSLKEYKKILPYALAGTFIGALIHGVFPSNFFEIYLKDYGILGVFIAAFIGVLLYMNCTAMIPVALVLTQTGIPLGIMMSFLIAGSGCSLPELILLKRNFKTSFLILFALLIILIAILFGILMFFI, encoded by the coding sequence ATGCAAGTATTTTTTAACACTTTTAAAGAGTTTTTGTATCTATTTGTCGAGCTTTCTGTACTTTTTATAGGAATCAATATTTTAGTTGCTTTTTTAAATGCAAAATATTCAAATTTTTTCGAAAAACATTTAAAGCAAGATAATTTTCAAACACGCCTAAAAGCTATATTTTTTGGTTCTCTAACGCCATTTTGTTCTTGCTCATCAATCCCACTTTTAAATGCTTTTTTAAAAGCCAAAGTACCGCTTAGCGTTTGTATGGCCTATCTTATCACTTCGCCCTTAATAAATCCTATTATAATTGTAGTTTTTATAGTCAGTTTTGGGATTAAAATTTCATTCATTTATATAGGATTTTTATATGCAATTATTTTATTTATTTCATTTTTATTGTCAAAATTTGACACAAGCAAATTTTTAAATAATGATTTTTTAGAAAATGAGTTTAACGAAAAAAGCAGTTGTTGCAGCACAAAAAAATGTTGTTCTAGCAAAACTCATATAAATCTTAAACAAATTTGTATCGATAGCCTGAAAGAATATAAAAAAATTTTACCCTATGCTCTTGCGGGAACTTTTATTGGGGCATTAATACATGGGGTTTTTCCAAGTAATTTTTTTGAAATTTATTTAAAAGATTATGGAATTTTAGGAGTATTCATCGCTGCTTTTATAGGTGTTTTGCTTTATATGAATTGCACAGCAATGATACCTGTGGCCTTGGTTTTAACCCAAACAGGAATTCCTTTGGGAATCATGATGAGTTTTTTAATTGCAGGATCGGGTTGTTCTTTACCTGAATTAATTCTACTTAAAAGGAATTTTAAAACAAGTTTTTTAATACTTTTTGCCCTTTTGATTATTTTAATTGCTATTTTATTTGGAATATTAATGTTTTTTATATAA
- a CDS encoding sarcosine oxidase, putative, with the protein MTYDIAVIGSGSVGSFAGYYAAKMGLKTCLIDKFQAPHTQGSYHGDTRIFRIAYGEGEKYIPLLQEAYTLWGEFEKEQNIKLFERCGLLNIGSNSTFMQNVLSSVKNYDLKAKILNAKELQENYNICVSDDFFGVLETDTGFVYSDLSVKSAINAACKLGAHTLCDEIVRICKENGVYKIQTQNSSIQAKQILISAGSYVNEVLSVCEFDLPKVPVGIRRKVVNWFDTDSYKLSQGFPAFILEFEDDYFYGFPDFADGLKVGRDKVGEIISTREERVEFGSYEQDTLDIGKHIKEFFPDLKDFSKGSVCTYPLSPDDDFIIDFLDENLFFMGGLSHGFKFAPALGLLGVKALQTQKLDPSIKQYFSLKRFK; encoded by the coding sequence ATGACTTATGACATAGCGGTTATTGGAAGTGGTAGTGTGGGGAGTTTTGCGGGGTATTATGCGGCTAAAATGGGCTTAAAAACCTGTCTTATCGATAAATTTCAAGCACCCCATACCCAAGGTTCTTATCATGGTGATACAAGGATTTTTCGTATAGCTTATGGCGAGGGTGAAAAGTATATACCGCTTTTACAAGAGGCATACACGCTTTGGGGAGAATTTGAAAAGGAGCAAAATATCAAGCTTTTTGAGCGTTGTGGGCTTTTAAATATCGGTTCAAATTCTACTTTTATGCAAAATGTTCTTTCAAGTGTGAAAAATTATGATCTTAAAGCAAAAATTCTAAATGCCAAAGAATTGCAAGAAAATTATAATATTTGCGTATCAGATGATTTTTTCGGCGTGTTAGAAACAGATACAGGCTTTGTGTATAGTGATTTGAGTGTAAAAAGTGCTATTAATGCTGCTTGCAAGCTTGGTGCGCATACTTTGTGTGATGAAATCGTGCGCATATGCAAAGAAAATGGAGTGTACAAAATACAAACGCAAAATTCTAGCATACAAGCAAAACAAATTCTAATCAGTGCAGGAAGTTATGTCAATGAAGTGTTGAGCGTGTGTGAATTTGACTTGCCAAAAGTGCCTGTGGGCATTAGACGCAAAGTGGTGAATTGGTTTGATACGGATTCTTATAAACTCTCACAAGGTTTTCCAGCGTTTATACTCGAATTTGAAGACGATTATTTTTATGGTTTTCCTGATTTTGCAGATGGATTAAAAGTAGGTAGAGATAAAGTAGGGGAGATCATTAGCACCCGCGAAGAACGCGTGGAATTTGGATCTTATGAGCAAGATACTCTTGATATAGGCAAGCATATCAAAGAATTTTTTCCTGATTTAAAAGATTTTAGCAAGGGTAGTGTGTGCACCTATCCTTTAAGTCCTGATGATGATTTTATCATCGATTTTTTAGATGAAAATCTCTTTTTTATGGGTGGGCTTAGTCATGGGTTTAAATTCGCTCCCGCACTCGGACTTTTAGGCGTGAAAGCATTGCAGACTCAAAAGCTAGATCCGAGTATAAAGCAGTATTTTAGCTTAAAGCGTTTTAAATAA
- a CDS encoding Type I restriction-modification system, DNA-methyltransferase subunit M produces the protein MQNKIDKITDILRRDDGISGAMHYSEQISWILFLKFLDDYEEELKLEAILNDKAYKSILEEKFSWRIWAAPKTNEGKLDVKNALSGDDLLSFVNNELFAYLKSFKDNENFKSIEYKIGGIFEFIDNRIANGHTLREVINLVDELSFSKESDVFALGEVYEKLLKDMGSDGGNSGEFYTPRPLIRAMVEVIDPKAKERIYDPACGSCGFLVESFLHILYEDRSKSKKANLSVEELEFLQNDALFGKEKTPLSYAMGVMNMILHEVKSPNIIKTNTLNKKITDITQSEKYEVILANPPFGGKEKEQIQNNFPVKSNATELLFLQHILKSLNNNARCAIIVPEGVLFQNSNAFISVKKDLLENFNLECVLSLPSGVFLPYSAVKTNVLFFSKGKRSICGEDDKVYYYELIPPFKLTKNKPLEYAHFEEFLKIYKERKITPHSYLVSIKELEERNYDLSAKNPNSKEEKTLREVEEILSTLKANQEKANELLQKIQNII, from the coding sequence ATGCAAAATAAAATCGACAAAATAACAGACATACTAAGACGCGATGATGGTATAAGCGGTGCTATGCACTATAGTGAGCAAATCAGCTGGATATTGTTTTTAAAATTTTTAGATGATTATGAAGAAGAATTAAAACTAGAAGCTATCTTAAATGATAAAGCATATAAAAGCATTTTAGAAGAAAAATTCAGCTGGAGAATATGGGCAGCTCCAAAAACAAATGAAGGCAAACTTGATGTAAAAAATGCTTTAAGCGGAGATGATTTGCTTAGCTTTGTAAATAACGAGCTTTTTGCATATCTAAAAAGCTTCAAAGATAATGAAAATTTCAAAAGCATAGAGTATAAAATAGGCGGAATTTTCGAGTTTATAGACAATCGCATAGCCAATGGACACACTTTAAGAGAGGTTATAAATTTAGTCGATGAGCTAAGCTTTAGTAAAGAAAGTGATGTATTTGCTTTGGGTGAAGTTTATGAAAAGCTTTTAAAAGATATGGGAAGCGATGGGGGAAATAGTGGAGAATTTTACACGCCACGCCCTTTGATAAGAGCTATGGTAGAAGTGATAGATCCTAAAGCAAAAGAAAGGATTTATGATCCTGCTTGTGGGAGTTGTGGGTTTTTAGTAGAAAGTTTTTTACATATCTTGTATGAAGACAGGAGTAAAAGCAAAAAAGCAAATTTAAGCGTAGAAGAGCTTGAATTTTTACAAAATGATGCATTATTTGGCAAAGAAAAAACCCCACTAAGCTACGCAATGGGCGTGATGAATATGATTTTGCACGAGGTAAAATCTCCAAATATCATCAAAACAAACACTCTAAATAAAAAAATCACAGACATAACCCAAAGCGAAAAATATGAAGTGATTTTGGCAAATCCACCCTTTGGAGGCAAGGAAAAAGAACAAATTCAAAACAACTTTCCCGTAAAATCAAACGCTACTGAGCTTTTATTTTTACAACATATCTTAAAATCTTTAAACAACAACGCAAGATGTGCCATAATAGTGCCTGAGGGCGTGCTTTTCCAAAATTCAAATGCCTTTATAAGCGTGAAAAAAGACTTGCTAGAAAATTTCAATCTCGAATGTGTTTTAAGCTTGCCAAGCGGGGTATTTTTGCCTTATAGTGCGGTAAAAACTAATGTGCTTTTTTTCTCAAAAGGAAAAAGAAGTATTTGCGGTGAAGATGATAAGGTGTATTATTATGAGCTTATACCGCCTTTTAAACTCACTAAAAACAAGCCTTTAGAATACGCACATTTTGAGGAATTTTTAAAAATCTACAAAGAAAGAAAAATCACTCCTCATTCTTATCTAGTTAGCATAAAAGAGCTTGAAGAAAGAAACTATGATCTAAGTGCTAAAAATCCAAATTCCAAAGAAGAAAAAACCTTGCGTGAAGTAGAAGAAATCCTAAGCACTTTAAAGGCAAATCAAGAAAAAGCTAACGAACTTTTGCAAAAAATACAAAATATTATCTAA
- a CDS encoding Type I restriction-modification system, specificity subunit S, which translates to MINLLQGWEWKSLGEIFNIERGGSPRPIKEFLTDKEDGINWIKIGDIKNQKYLYKTEEKIIQEGLKKSKLVIEGDLLVSNSMSFGKPVIVKLQKGAIHDGWLLLKEKINLNKEYFYYLFSSNFMYNFLSYQASGSTVKNLNIDKLKQIEIPLPPLKEQERIVGILDESFSKIDESIKILEQDLLNLDELMQSALQKAFNPLKDNAKENYKLPQGWEWKSLEEIANTSSGGTPSRNKKEYWENGNIKWLKSGELNDGYIDFIEENITEEAIKNSSAKIFQKGTLLIAMYGATAGKLGILNLDSTTNQAICAFLHKDKNIKFLEKFLFYFLFFLRDKIIKDSFGGAQPNISQTYIKNLQIPLPPLKEQEQIASHLDELSSHVKNLKQNYQAQIKDLQELKKSLLDKAFKGNL; encoded by the coding sequence ATGATAAATTTACTGCAGGGTTGGGAATGGAAAAGCTTAGGAGAAATTTTTAATATTGAAAGAGGGGGCTCTCCTAGACCTATTAAAGAATTTTTAACAGATAAAGAAGATGGTATAAATTGGATTAAAATCGGCGATATAAAAAATCAAAAATATCTCTATAAAACAGAAGAAAAAATCATACAAGAAGGACTTAAAAAAAGTAAATTAGTCATTGAGGGAGATTTATTGGTTTCAAATTCAATGAGTTTTGGCAAACCTGTTATTGTAAAATTACAAAAAGGTGCAATTCACGATGGTTGGCTATTGTTAAAAGAAAAAATTAATCTAAATAAGGAATATTTTTACTATTTATTTTCTAGTAATTTTATGTATAACTTTTTATCCTACCAAGCCTCTGGTTCTACTGTAAAAAATTTAAATATAGATAAACTCAAACAAATTGAAATCCCACTGCCGCCGCTCAAAGAGCAAGAAAGGATAGTGGGAATTTTAGATGAGAGTTTTTCAAAGATAGATGAGAGTATAAAAATCTTAGAGCAGGATTTGCTAAATTTAGATGAGTTAATGCAAAGTGCCTTGCAAAAAGCTTTCAATCCCTTAAAAGACAATGCCAAAGAAAACTACAAACTCCCACAAGGTTGGGAATGGAAAAGCTTAGAAGAAATTGCAAATACTAGCAGTGGCGGAACCCCATCAAGAAATAAAAAAGAATATTGGGAAAATGGAAATATCAAATGGCTAAAGAGTGGGGAATTAAATGATGGATATATTGATTTTATAGAAGAAAATATTACAGAAGAAGCTATTAAAAACTCGTCGGCTAAGATATTTCAAAAAGGGACTCTACTTATTGCTATGTATGGAGCAACAGCTGGAAAACTAGGAATTCTAAATTTAGATTCCACTACAAATCAAGCAATTTGTGCATTTTTACATAAGGATAAAAATATTAAATTCTTGGAAAAATTTCTTTTTTATTTTCTATTTTTTCTAAGAGATAAAATCATCAAAGATTCTTTCGGTGGAGCTCAACCTAATATAAGTCAAACCTATATAAAAAATTTACAAATCCCCCTACCCCCACTCAAAGAGCAAGAGCAAATCGCTTCGCATTTAGATGAGCTTTCTTCTCATGTAAAAAATTTAAAGCAAAACTATCAAGCACAGATAAAAGACTTGCAAGAGCTTAAAAAATCATTACTAGATAAAGCTTTTAAAGGAAATTTATAA